The following proteins are co-located in the Marinomonas profundi genome:
- a CDS encoding efflux RND transporter periplasmic adaptor subunit, translated as MSDHAIAQLLQIEQQVRCCETATELGFILVNRTRDLVPYQQAVYLSGTELESLKVTAISDIALVDRTTPFSAWLEQVSAVVSASEQANTAHTIETKNLPAALLSDLNDFTSPYMLWLPLLIPSKPNQRVGVLWLAKSQPWTEKEIGLLQHLASSYAHALQVFVQHSGWQAWRRRLFSKRISLAVLATAILLGFVPVRLTVLAPAEIIAKDALLVTSAIAGAVREVSVKPGDLVSMGQSIVVMDKTEFQGRFDVAQRELERAMAELRTTEQAGYVDRRKKAELAELESQVALKTIERNYLQTKLDQTQILADKAGMVVLDDPEKWKGRPVVVGERILSIADPTKVQLEIMLPVTDAISLNHGDEVTLFLDTDPLNPIPFLVNYSSFEPSLTPDQIIAYRIVADIQGEAMPPRIGLRGTAKLYGDEVSLAYYLFRRPVTFVRQYLGV; from the coding sequence ATGTCTGATCATGCTATCGCCCAGTTATTGCAAATAGAGCAACAGGTCCGTTGTTGTGAAACCGCGACGGAGCTTGGTTTTATTCTGGTTAACAGAACACGGGATTTGGTGCCTTATCAGCAGGCTGTTTATTTGTCTGGTACAGAGTTGGAGTCGTTAAAAGTTACGGCCATCAGTGATATTGCCTTGGTGGATCGGACTACGCCATTTAGTGCGTGGCTTGAACAAGTCTCTGCCGTTGTTAGTGCGTCAGAGCAGGCGAATACAGCCCACACGATAGAGACGAAGAACCTGCCAGCAGCGTTATTGAGTGACTTAAACGATTTTACGTCGCCTTATATGCTCTGGCTGCCTTTGTTGATCCCCTCTAAACCGAATCAAAGAGTCGGCGTGCTTTGGCTTGCCAAGTCTCAGCCATGGACGGAAAAAGAGATCGGCCTATTGCAGCATTTGGCGTCCAGTTATGCCCATGCGCTGCAGGTGTTCGTTCAGCATTCTGGGTGGCAAGCATGGCGAAGACGCTTATTCTCTAAGCGGATTAGCTTGGCGGTATTGGCGACGGCGATCTTGCTCGGTTTTGTGCCAGTACGTTTAACCGTGTTAGCACCGGCTGAAATTATTGCCAAAGATGCTCTATTGGTGACCTCTGCCATTGCAGGAGCAGTGCGTGAGGTATCCGTTAAACCTGGGGATTTGGTGAGTATGGGGCAGTCTATCGTGGTGATGGACAAAACGGAGTTTCAGGGGCGTTTTGATGTGGCCCAAAGGGAGCTAGAAAGGGCAATGGCGGAGCTTAGAACCACAGAGCAGGCGGGTTATGTTGATCGTCGAAAAAAGGCAGAATTGGCTGAGCTAGAATCTCAAGTAGCGCTTAAAACGATTGAGCGAAACTATCTACAAACCAAACTGGATCAGACACAAATCCTAGCCGATAAGGCGGGGATGGTGGTGCTTGACGACCCAGAAAAATGGAAGGGCCGCCCCGTTGTAGTGGGGGAACGTATTTTGTCGATAGCGGATCCTACTAAAGTGCAATTGGAAATTATGCTGCCAGTAACGGACGCCATTTCATTGAACCATGGTGATGAGGTGACGTTATTTCTGGATACGGATCCGTTAAATCCTATTCCTTTTTTGGTGAATTATTCGTCTTTTGAACCGAGTTTAACCCCAGACCAGATTATTGCTTATCGCATTGTGGCGGATATTCAGGGCGAGGCTATGCCACCTAGAATAGGGTTGCGCGGCACGGCTAAGTTGTATGGCGATGAGGTGTCTTTGGCCTATTACCTCTTTCGTCGGCCGGTTACCTTTGTTCGTCAATATTTGGGTGTGTGA
- a CDS encoding HlyD family efflux transporter periplasmic adaptor subunit: MSVEAEAKALPTLRQNLSLLTAPPDEDGEPRWQIFDPLSNTFYYLSRTAFYIFREWRHVSDDEALRLRLAQKGIELEEDELAYFLRFLEVNHLLEIRTEKDIARLRGEVSQHKKHFLLWLLHNYLFIKIPLFRPDLFLTRIYPFTKRLFRLRLDRVALVLGALGLVMVLRQWETFTHTFQDLFNLSAIVYYILALVLVKTAHELGHALVAKRYGCRVSSMGVAFLLMTPILYTDTTDAWRLRSRFQRLSIVTAGVKVEIYIACVATFLWGVVPDGGFRGVLFFVATTSWISSLLINISPFMRFDGYYALSDFLGMENLQPRSFLVGKWFLRERLFGFGFLPPEPLNRKKCALMVTYAWCTWIYRFFLFLGIAALVYYFAFKLLGIVLFVVEIVWFVLLPIIKEVKVWVSLRKKMSFNRASTLTLLFCMLGLAILIVPWKTHISVPAVATFERHQAFYPSEAARVVAWQVTPNQKVTQGQLLILLESPDVEQQVLLTQSRLNALQVSWQRAGSGAGMLDSLSSLQVQISREQSRLQSLLERREKLAIKAPFDGYIGEWLSLSVGDYVNERSALATLYDDESLIVKAYIDGRFIPLLKDDQTATFIGNDGEPLAASLGVDKVIPTAIRRLSYAGLASSHGGAIATQKLEDELIPETATYEVHLTLQGEALLTRQEFGEVRLAIEPSSFLVDGLRFLYGVLIRESGF, encoded by the coding sequence ATGTCTGTTGAAGCGGAGGCGAAAGCACTTCCAACCTTGCGGCAAAATTTATCTTTATTGACGGCACCACCAGATGAAGATGGTGAGCCCCGTTGGCAGATTTTTGATCCACTGAGTAATACGTTTTATTACTTGTCTCGCACGGCGTTTTATATTTTTCGTGAGTGGCGTCATGTTAGCGACGATGAAGCATTACGCTTACGTCTGGCGCAAAAGGGCATAGAACTAGAAGAGGATGAACTGGCGTATTTTTTGCGCTTTTTGGAGGTGAATCATCTTTTAGAAATTCGCACTGAAAAGGATATCGCACGCTTACGAGGGGAAGTGAGTCAGCATAAAAAGCATTTTTTGTTATGGCTTTTACACAATTATTTATTTATTAAAATCCCGCTTTTTCGTCCTGATCTGTTTCTGACACGTATTTATCCATTTACCAAACGATTGTTTAGATTGCGCTTAGACAGAGTCGCTTTAGTGTTGGGCGCCTTGGGCTTGGTGATGGTGTTGAGGCAGTGGGAGACATTCACTCATACCTTCCAAGACTTGTTTAATTTATCGGCGATTGTGTATTACATTTTGGCTTTGGTGTTGGTGAAAACCGCCCATGAGCTAGGCCATGCCTTGGTGGCTAAGCGTTATGGTTGTCGAGTCAGCTCAATGGGGGTGGCATTTTTATTGATGACGCCCATTTTGTATACCGACACGACGGACGCATGGCGTTTGCGCTCGCGTTTTCAGCGTTTAAGTATAGTCACCGCTGGGGTGAAAGTTGAAATTTACATTGCTTGTGTGGCGACATTTTTGTGGGGAGTCGTGCCCGATGGCGGCTTTCGCGGTGTTTTGTTTTTTGTTGCGACGACCAGTTGGATTTCTTCGTTATTGATTAACATTAGCCCTTTTATGCGTTTTGATGGCTATTATGCGCTGTCAGACTTTCTGGGCATGGAGAATCTTCAGCCACGTTCTTTCTTAGTTGGAAAATGGTTTTTACGTGAACGTTTGTTTGGTTTTGGTTTTTTGCCGCCGGAACCCCTTAATCGTAAAAAATGCGCTTTAATGGTGACTTACGCTTGGTGTACTTGGATATATCGCTTTTTCTTGTTTTTGGGAATTGCGGCATTAGTGTATTACTTTGCCTTTAAGTTATTGGGCATTGTGTTGTTTGTGGTAGAAATTGTTTGGTTTGTGTTGCTGCCGATTATAAAAGAAGTAAAGGTTTGGGTGAGTTTGAGAAAGAAGATGTCGTTTAATCGTGCGAGTACACTGACGTTACTGTTTTGTATGCTGGGCTTGGCTATTTTAATTGTGCCATGGAAAACACACATTAGCGTTCCTGCCGTGGCGACGTTCGAACGTCATCAGGCTTTTTACCCTAGCGAGGCTGCGCGTGTTGTTGCCTGGCAAGTCACCCCCAATCAAAAAGTGACTCAGGGGCAGTTATTGATTTTATTAGAATCCCCTGACGTGGAGCAGCAGGTTTTATTGACTCAGTCTAGGTTGAATGCCTTGCAGGTAAGTTGGCAACGGGCGGGATCTGGTGCGGGTATGTTGGATTCTTTGTCTAGCCTGCAGGTGCAGATATCGAGGGAGCAATCTCGTTTGCAATCTTTGCTTGAACGGCGAGAAAAACTTGCCATTAAAGCACCCTTTGATGGTTATATAGGCGAATGGTTGTCTTTGTCTGTTGGCGATTATGTCAACGAGCGTTCTGCGTTAGCCACACTTTACGATGATGAGAGTTTGATTGTTAAAGCCTACATCGACGGCCGCTTTATTCCTTTATTGAAGGACGATCAAACGGCTACTTTTATAGGCAATGATGGCGAACCTTTGGCTGCCAGTTTGGGGGTTGATAAGGTGATTCCGACGGCTATCAGGCGTCTTTCGTATGCGGGTCTTGCTTCGAGTCATGGTGGGGCGATTGCCACCCAAAAGTTAGAGGATGAGTTGATTCCCGAAACCGCAACCTATGAGGTGCATTTGACTCTTCAGGGGGAAGCATTGCTGACTCGGCAAGAGTTTGGGGAAGTACGCTTGGCTATTGAGCCGAGCAGTTTTCTAGTGGATGGGTTACGCTTTCTTTATGGGGTGTTGATTCGTGAATCTGGGTTCTAA